A genomic window from Candidatus Tumulicola sp. includes:
- a CDS encoding DUF6531 domain-containing protein, with amino-acid sequence MTVNSGSADPDGTNRWWGFQSDSMGGIGRWMVNLASGTGIVQADDMAIPNKGIEFAFRRTYNTLSYHDYGNSDGSSPSLYGDKWTNTFDSHIAVNSMPTVNGQHGISVYNIDGARYDYAPVGDGVNFITPAGQFAGLYYNGSSAYLWVKKSGTAYTFWDVNQLPSQVALAGQIAAIYGRNYNTYLTFARSFTNGDASSLKNLQQTNVIAEDGRVAILTFGDVTGPGGPYRLLQSLVWPDGTTAVTYGYTIEAWGGPGGYSPRLTEVDEPGNGSTASGKLVQQYYYGNPYDLLLYMNSPRWVINPHLPGAGPAFGFSYGSYGNVLHVNYFGDVNPRIPDPTNSFVQPNFTPDYGINNVIRSVNFCYPAQSGCPSSYTAVTDTDGHSINYTIDTIGRVTQIQATTGDGGGGVAQLTGSGSWDASNDVTTSVDPRNLETDYVYDSNGNTVAVAAPAPSPGAFRPTSYYSYDTHNNLTAACDPAQVHEANKDWATPPPGTDSLCSSSNGILHSTQYVWTVPGAGYEPDGELAQVTTPLGYSTSFVYNVSRQGGSVDYGLPTQLQRATITQFDGSQLIPEQDFVYDAYGNLVCYSKGLVSGQPAWWILQYDAGHLGRVVKIGDPDDASLSNAACAKTPGLPSSTIVITRSYLANGQVATVQTPFQAAQALQSGSCWNGGGCPTPPPGGFLTSYTYDANGNEVAETHNFGNVLATTQAWYDGNDRLVEVRMPTDTGDLDAPHLTRYFYDLSQNGSLGTISVGGTNVVAHGNLFKSQEYINAAWTDVKGNAFDALDRAKIGYFYAPGNATLRSSSATFDGGGLVGLPSQTCDLACSTFSYDNLGRKTQISFNDGTPTKTFTYDANGRTLSVASSWFGTQSYTYDIEGKLLTSVEPNGNPSQPLTSHATISYDYYPNGSRRDLSVSSSGLTQTNMLQYSYRSDGARSSERFNYLTDPARSFAWNLTPAGRMVTTSDPYLNPSHTATYDAFGRLTVSTLVAGQYSNMAYDSEGELTSYSAGTGTISMTFNDRGQMTGQTDSQSYGFRAASLYGAMHLSNLVSGVWQDNIETVDSKNGVFTRIAMAGGDGPTDTFTFDAAGRQTSATEQKGGTHFAGAFVRQYDAENHLLTQNWAAWGLGCAQPGYNESLTVRYNWGPSGHPIQVGSSTPNFSQDRIGPASSSTLPFNFESLHWDGDTLLFTSSQSGVVDDVKIGTLADRTMQSGGMFIVWDRGPDGQVVSNHNAGSGAHDGWVSGNPFVSNCSDNGAAINATFAAASTGYSPPTNFAAGIGAQTSASGVNLVGWGGLIAEPRPDGFSDGFNRIQGVRSYDSMLQAWTTPDAYAGVLSDPMSQRPYAWNRNNPTTYADPSGFGTITLELRPVWDSTGNLVLHAFWHFELDDMGNGPMVFNLSGSFAGIYLNLNLTMDQGYVSTAIPIFTQQCTAMCAPAVQMIAAANAWPQNTVLYGGDTSNSNTIATYFGFAGFGTPFAVIWARSPWTVLAPGGGAEGAFIVPSPWGNIYIPVLFGLSWNGYGVTPNMSNIPGVEPFYPNHPPK; translated from the coding sequence ATGACGGTGAATTCCGGTTCGGCCGACCCCGACGGCACGAACCGATGGTGGGGTTTTCAATCGGACTCCATGGGTGGTATCGGAAGATGGATGGTTAACCTTGCTAGCGGCACAGGCATTGTGCAAGCCGATGACATGGCTATCCCGAACAAAGGTATTGAATTTGCTTTCCGACGGACCTATAATACCCTCTCATACCACGACTACGGAAACAGCGATGGTAGCTCGCCTTCGCTTTACGGCGACAAGTGGACTAATACTTTTGACTCGCATATAGCCGTTAATAGCATGCCTACAGTAAATGGACAGCACGGCATAAGCGTTTACAACATTGATGGCGCTCGGTATGATTATGCGCCGGTCGGCGACGGCGTCAATTTCATAACCCCTGCTGGTCAATTCGCGGGGTTATACTACAACGGCAGTAGCGCATACCTTTGGGTTAAGAAGTCGGGAACGGCATACACGTTTTGGGACGTCAACCAACTTCCCAGTCAAGTGGCGCTCGCAGGACAAATCGCCGCGATCTACGGGCGAAATTATAATACGTATCTGACTTTTGCGCGCAGTTTCACCAACGGCGACGCTTCAAGTTTGAAGAACCTACAGCAGACGAATGTCATTGCTGAGGACGGCCGCGTTGCGATACTGACCTTCGGGGACGTGACTGGTCCGGGAGGCCCATACCGGTTGTTGCAGTCGCTGGTGTGGCCGGACGGCACAACGGCGGTGACCTACGGCTATACGATCGAGGCGTGGGGTGGCCCTGGTGGATATAGCCCGAGACTGACTGAGGTCGATGAGCCAGGCAACGGCAGCACTGCTTCGGGTAAGCTCGTGCAGCAGTACTACTACGGCAACCCCTATGACCTCTTGCTGTACATGAACAGCCCCCGTTGGGTGATCAACCCCCACCTTCCGGGCGCCGGGCCTGCCTTCGGATTTAGCTACGGAAGCTACGGCAACGTTTTGCACGTGAACTATTTCGGCGACGTGAATCCGAGAATCCCAGACCCCACCAACTCGTTCGTTCAGCCAAACTTCACGCCGGACTACGGGATCAACAACGTGATTCGTTCGGTCAATTTCTGCTACCCGGCGCAGTCGGGATGCCCAAGCTCGTACACTGCGGTTACGGACACCGACGGGCACTCAATCAACTACACGATTGACACAATCGGCCGAGTGACCCAGATCCAAGCGACAACGGGCGATGGCGGCGGCGGAGTAGCGCAGCTCACGGGTTCAGGGTCCTGGGACGCCAGCAACGATGTAACGACATCGGTCGATCCTCGCAATCTAGAGACAGACTATGTTTACGATTCAAATGGAAACACGGTGGCTGTCGCGGCGCCCGCGCCGTCACCTGGCGCATTCCGGCCGACCAGTTATTATTCGTACGACACGCATAACAATCTGACCGCAGCGTGCGACCCAGCGCAGGTTCACGAGGCGAACAAGGATTGGGCCACTCCTCCTCCGGGAACTGACTCCCTTTGCTCATCTTCCAACGGCATACTTCACTCTACTCAATACGTATGGACGGTGCCTGGCGCAGGGTACGAGCCCGACGGCGAGTTGGCACAAGTGACGACGCCCCTCGGCTACTCAACATCCTTTGTCTACAATGTCTCTCGACAAGGTGGCAGTGTCGATTACGGTCTCCCAACGCAATTGCAGCGGGCGACGATCACGCAGTTCGACGGCTCGCAACTCATACCTGAGCAAGATTTTGTTTACGATGCTTATGGCAATCTTGTGTGCTATTCGAAAGGCCTAGTTAGCGGACAGCCTGCTTGGTGGATTCTCCAGTATGACGCGGGTCATCTCGGAAGAGTAGTCAAGATTGGTGACCCGGACGACGCGTCGCTTAGCAATGCAGCGTGCGCCAAGACGCCAGGATTGCCTTCCTCCACCATCGTGATCACCAGGTCGTATCTTGCGAACGGTCAAGTCGCAACCGTGCAGACGCCCTTTCAGGCTGCGCAAGCCTTACAATCCGGGAGCTGTTGGAACGGCGGAGGATGCCCTACGCCGCCTCCCGGCGGTTTCTTGACATCGTACACTTACGACGCGAATGGCAACGAAGTCGCCGAAACGCACAATTTCGGCAACGTCCTCGCAACAACCCAAGCATGGTATGATGGCAACGACCGCCTGGTCGAGGTACGGATGCCGACCGACACCGGTGATCTGGACGCGCCACACCTTACCCGGTATTTCTATGATCTTTCGCAAAATGGCTCTCTCGGAACAATTAGTGTTGGTGGCACGAATGTGGTCGCCCACGGCAACCTCTTCAAGAGTCAGGAATACATTAACGCCGCCTGGACGGATGTAAAAGGAAATGCCTTTGACGCCTTAGATCGAGCGAAAATCGGATACTTTTATGCACCGGGTAACGCAACTCTGCGCTCTTCGTCCGCAACGTTCGACGGTGGAGGGTTAGTTGGTTTGCCGTCACAGACCTGTGACCTCGCCTGCTCGACCTTTTCCTATGATAACCTAGGTCGAAAAACACAGATATCATTCAATGACGGCACGCCAACTAAGACGTTCACGTACGATGCCAACGGCCGAACGTTAAGCGTCGCATCCTCTTGGTTTGGAACTCAGTCGTACACCTATGATATCGAGGGCAAGCTGCTCACGTCGGTCGAGCCAAACGGGAATCCATCTCAGCCTCTCACATCTCACGCGACGATATCCTATGACTACTACCCAAATGGCTCGCGCAGGGACCTGTCAGTTTCTTCAAGCGGCCTAACGCAGACGAACATGCTGCAGTATTCCTACCGTTCGGATGGTGCACGTAGCTCAGAGCGCTTTAATTACCTCACAGATCCCGCTAGGTCGTTTGCTTGGAACCTAACGCCAGCCGGGAGGATGGTAACCACTTCCGACCCTTATCTTAATCCATCACACACCGCAACGTACGACGCATTTGGACGGTTGACGGTTTCGACTCTTGTCGCAGGCCAGTATAGCAACATGGCCTACGATTCGGAGGGCGAGTTGACAAGCTATTCTGCGGGCACCGGCACAATTTCGATGACCTTCAACGACAGGGGACAAATGACGGGCCAAACGGATTCGCAATCCTACGGTTTCCGCGCCGCGAGCTTATACGGGGCGATGCATCTCTCCAACCTCGTGAGTGGGGTTTGGCAAGACAATATCGAGACAGTTGACAGCAAAAACGGGGTATTTACGCGCATTGCCATGGCGGGGGGAGATGGTCCAACGGACACGTTCACGTTCGATGCAGCTGGGCGGCAGACTTCGGCGACGGAACAAAAAGGTGGAACTCACTTCGCCGGCGCGTTTGTACGGCAGTATGATGCCGAGAATCACCTACTAACGCAAAATTGGGCTGCCTGGGGTCTCGGTTGCGCGCAGCCGGGTTACAATGAATCACTGACCGTGCGTTACAATTGGGGTCCTAGTGGGCACCCGATTCAAGTCGGATCAAGCACTCCAAACTTCTCGCAGGACCGGATCGGCCCAGCGTCGAGCTCTACTTTGCCGTTCAATTTCGAGTCGCTCCACTGGGACGGCGATACGCTGCTGTTCACGTCCTCGCAATCGGGCGTTGTCGACGACGTAAAAATTGGAACCCTGGCGGACCGAACCATGCAGTCGGGGGGCATGTTCATCGTATGGGACCGGGGACCTGACGGCCAAGTCGTCTCTAACCACAACGCTGGCAGCGGTGCCCACGATGGATGGGTCTCGGGCAATCCTTTCGTTTCAAATTGCAGTGATAATGGTGCGGCGATCAACGCGACGTTTGCAGCCGCTTCGACCGGTTATTCGCCCCCGACCAACTTTGCCGCGGGTATTGGGGCACAAACTTCGGCTAGCGGCGTGAACCTTGTAGGTTGGGGCGGCCTCATTGCAGAGCCGAGACCGGACGGATTCTCCGATGGATTCAATAGAATCCAAGGCGTTCGCTCTTACGATTCAATGCTTCAAGCTTGGACGACTCCAGATGCCTACGCCGGTGTGCTGAGCGACCCGATGAGTCAGAGGCCCTATGCGTGGAATCGCAATAACCCAACCACGTACGCAGACCCGAGCGGCTTCGGTACAATTACTCTGGAACTTCGACCGGTATGGGACTCCACCGGAAATCTCGTTCTACATGCGTTCTGGCATTTTGAGCTCGACGACATGGGCAATGGTCCGATGGTATTCAATCTAAGCGGTAGCTTTGCGGGGATTTACCTAAATCTTAACCTAACCATGGATCAAGGATATGTGAGTACCGCCATACCGATCTTCACGCAACAGTGCACAGCAATGTGTGCTCCGGCGGTGCAAATGATTGCAGCAGCCAACGCTTGGCCCCAAAACACGGTCCTTTACGGTGGTGATACAAGCAACTCCAACACAATTGCCACCTATTTCGGTTTCGCCGGCTTCGGCACTCCCTTCGCTGTCATTTGGGCAAGAAGTCCGTGGACCGTACTTGCGCCCGGCGGCGGCGCGGAGGGGGCGTTTATAGTCCCGTCTCCTTGGGGGAACATTTATATTCCCGTCTTGTTCGGCCTATCATGGAATGGCTATGGCGTGACCCCCAACATGTCAAATATCCCAGGCGTCGAGCCCTTTTATCCAAACCATCCCCCTAAATGA